One stretch of Xiphophorus hellerii strain 12219 chromosome 21, Xiphophorus_hellerii-4.1, whole genome shotgun sequence DNA includes these proteins:
- the ppp1r42 gene encoding protein phosphatase 1 regulatory subunit 42 yields the protein MACLTIDLIAKSGKHFKKRRGISLLHYLKTLTHLHFSNRNIEEIGDLSMCGNLTVLYLFENRLTKICSLDFASNLTHLYLQNNNITHMDNLSNLRKLSKLYLSRNRISVVEGLEELRGLKELHLENQQLEPGDQLLFDPTSVLALAESLCVLNINNNNIEDIKDLSVLKELEHFSAAKNKLLHIDELEDVFELWSKLLILDLSGNPVCKQRKYRDRLIVACQKLGTLDGRDINEITRQFLVNWKAAKESKKRKNKNTMLTWPVVARPPTNDFGFAESEPSQSSLPFRIYRPNDMRSREPQEPLQSFMPVQSQPISPISEVISLKS from the exons ATGGCCTGTCTGACCATAGATCTCATAGCTAAATCTGGAAAACACTTCAAAAAGAGAAGGGGCATCTCTCTTCTGCATTACCTGAAGACCCTCACCCATCTCCACTTTTCCAACAGGAACATTGAGGAGATT GGAGATCTGTCCATGTGCGGGAACCTCACTGTGCTTTACCTGTTTGAGAATCGCTTAACAAAGATTTGCAGCCTGGACTTTGCCTCCAACCTCACCCATCTGTATCTGCAGAACAACAACATCACTCATATGGATAATCTCTCCAACCTGAGGAAACTCTCCAAACT GTATCTGAGTAGGAACAGAATTTCAGTGGTGGAGGGTTTGGAGGAGCTCCGCGGACTCAAAGAGCTTCATTTGGAGAATCAACAGCTGGAGCCAGGGGACCAGTTGCTCTTTGACCCCACGAGTGTCCTCGCTCTTGCT GAATCTCTTTGTGTGCTgaatattaataacaataacattGAGGACATCAAAGACCTGTCGGTGCTGAAGGAACTCGAACATTTTTCTGCTGCTAAGAACAAATTGCTTCATATTGAT gAGCTGGAGGACGTGTTCGAGCTCTGGTCTAAGCTGCTCATATTGGATTTGAGTGGAAATCCTGTGTGTAAACAACGAAAGTACAGAGATCGCCTTATAGTTGCGTGCCAAAAACTTG GCACTCTTGATGGTAGAGACATTAACGAGATAACCAGGCAATTCCTTGTTAACTGGAAAGCggcaaaagaaagcaaaaagagaaaaaacaagaatacaATGTTGACTTGGCCCGTGGTTGCTCGTCCTCCCACAA atGACTTTGGGTTCGCAGAGTCAGAGCCAAGTCAGAGTTCACTTCCTTTTCGGATCTACCGGCCCAACGACATGCGTAGCAGGGAGCCACAGGAGCCTCTTCAGTCATTTATGCCGGTTCAAAGTCAGCCTATAAGTCCAATTTCTGAGGTCATCAGTCTGAAGTCCTGA